In Fusarium oxysporum Fo47 chromosome VII, complete sequence, the following proteins share a genomic window:
- a CDS encoding frequency clock protein codes for MEKSYSNSQYQPGPLMLTTAHSNSVDDYRSIIDDLTLEIRHLKKELKHHKKLGPVTLHEDKLFEIKIQGLPLQKKRELEAILRDFATDLKEFPDDSSSQKKKTASSHNHGQIYSKCGIGYKHAPSSPGTNLRPTDSAYASLSASAGPSSMPLSLPIMSSTKSSNSQVEDYLRDVPDGLYPQHMIMTDKERKSLVVRRLEQLFTGGTNGADISKVPLVRPGSSFVVTHDVADAQMADLSTTYELPTHETKPIQEARILPFKQQSRPGGNKCHPGGRSSITDLNPDDLEAGGNNSGSALSTKLSPLVLPLPEQRPIRPRDLDPDRTHISSENMNYIRYLSRLPPESLPEQQSIQDVYLNTEGWVYLSLLYNLAQLHLINVTSDFVRSSVSEGSTKLQLSPDGHKIRWRGESKDTKLSSCSCSCDSQAGPSTDDIDGSEKKRKRQKTTRFTTNKSQSSGSSKDMPQFDPQLCARVESFRYKPLFAQQNLSARHTSLGLTVWSFTAVDDDNPGDGGLGLDHSRGSASRSHHHEGAISYYSGAPFCIDLSGDPATMSSTSRTLSSGQSQKNSRQVPDFPRCPRRTASGSFISYRPLTDRCQDLRQQTSAMGEDNDEAQGLINNDNEQTSDIELDLVWNDHQQYMGQQPLVPCGLSGVLPADHFTVVVNTKRPKKDLLPCTSEPQTERPNENIERIHQRAAMLTCPVPGGSEAKTIEESPHIEIEYLSWRIKRLVPVPLPSPVSFFPPFSTDNSTSGEDDDPSIAANNIGSSEGDMS; via the exons ATATGGAGAAGTCATACTCAAATAGTCAATACCAGCCTGGCCCTCTTATGCTCACCACAGCGCATAGCAATAGCGTTGATGACTACCGCAGCATCATTGACGACCTAACACTCGAGATTCGACACCTgaagaaggagctcaagcaCCACAAGAAATTGGGCCCTGTCACGCTTCATGAAGACAAGCTGTTTGAAATCAAGATTCAGGGGCTGCCCctcc aaaaaaagagagaactAGAAGCCATACTAAGAGATTTTGCCACCGACCTCAAGGAGTTTCCAGACGATTCATCATCGCAAAAAAAGAAGACGGCATCCTCCCACAACCACGGTCAGATATACTCGAAATGTGGAATTGGCTACAAACATGCTCCTTCCTCTCCAGGTACCAACCTCCGGCCAACCGATTCTGCTTATGCCTCTTTGTCGGCCAGTGCCGGGCCTTCGAGTATGCCTCTTAGCCTTCCCATCATGAGTTCAACTAAATCATCAAACAGCCAAGTAGAAGACTATCTACGAGATGTTCCCGACGGCCTATACCCGCAACACATGATCATGACAGACAAGGAGCGAAAAAGTCTTGTTGTTCGCCGTCTCGAACAGCTCTTTACAGGCGGGACTAACGGTGCCGACATTTCGAAGGTGCCGCTTGTGCGGCCGGGTAGTAGCTTCGTTGTAACACATGATGTAGCGGATGCACAGATGGCAGACCTGTCAACAACCTACGAACTACCCACTCATGAAACTAAGCCTATCCAGGAAGCAAGAATTCTCCCCTTCAAACAACAATCGCGCCCTGGGGGAAACAAGTGCCATCCTGGGGGTCGTAGTTCGATTACTGATCTCAATCCGGATGACCTAGAGGCTGGGGGCAATAATAGTGGCTCGGCCTTGAGTACGAAGTTGTCTCCTCTAGTCCTGCCTTTGCCAGAACAGCGACCCATACGACCACGTGATTTGGACCCCGATCGTACTCATATTTCGTCTGAGAATATGAACTACATCCGGTATTTGAGTCGACTGCCGCCCGAGTCCTTACCTGAACAGCAGAGTATCCAAGACGTCTACCTAAACACTGAGGGCTGGGTATATTTGAGCCTGCTGTACAACTTGGCCCAGCTCCATTTGATAAACGTAACATCAGATTTCGTACGCTCTTCCGTCTCTGAGGGCAGCACCAAGTTGCAGTTGTCTCCTGACGGGCACAAAATTCGATGGCGAGGCGAATCCAAAGATACCAAGCTCAGTAGCTGCAGTTGTAGCTGCGACTCGCAAGCTGGTCCTTCTActgatgatattgatggTTCGGAAAAGAAACGCAAACGCCAGAAGACTACCCGTTTTACTACCAATAAATCCCAATCTAGCGGCTCAAGTAAGGATATGCCTCAATTTGATCCACAGCTTTGCGCTCGAGTTGAAAGTTTCCGTTACAAGCCACTATTTGCTCAGCAGAATTTGTCAGCTAGGCACACTTCACTGGGTTTAACGGTTTGGTCTTTCACGGCGGTGGACGACGATAATCCTGGCGACGGGGGTTTGGGTTTAGATCACTCCAGAGGGTCGGCTAGTAGATCGCATCATCACGAGGGTGCTATCTCATACTATAGTGGCGCGCCTTTTTGTATTGATTTGTCAGGCGATCCAGCCACCATGTCATCAACCAGTCGCACTCTCTCGAGCGGCCAAAGCCAAAAGAATTCTCGGCAAGTACCAGACTTCCCTCGGTGTCCTCGACGAACAGCATCTGGGTCGTTCATCAGCTACAGGCCGTTGACGGATCGATGCCAAGACCTGCGTCAGCAGACTTCAGCCATGGGCGAGGATAATGATGAAGCTCAGGGTCTGATAAACAATGACAATGAACAAACCAGCGATATCGAGCTGGATTTGGTTTGGAACGACCATCAGCAATACATGGGACAACAGCCATTGGTTCCCTGCGGACTTAGTGGTGTTCTACCCGCTGATCACTTTACGGTTGTTGTCAATACTAAGCGGCCTAAAAAAGACCTCCTTCCATGCACTTCCGAGCCTCAGACTGAAAGGCCGAATGAAAACATAGAAAGGATTCATCAACGGGCGGCGATGTTAACTTGTCCTGTCCCCGGTGGTTCAGAAGCAAAAACAATCGAAGAGTCACCGCATATCGAGATTGAGTATCTGTCATGGCGCATCAAGAGACTGGTACCAGTTCCACTGCCATCCCCTGTCAGTTTCTTTCCGCCGTTTAGTACCGATAATTCCACCTCtggggaagatgacgatCCATCTATAGCTGCGAATAATATAGGGTCATCAGAGGGGGATATGAGCTGA